In Desulfobacteraceae bacterium, the DNA window AGGGCCGCGGGTGATGTGGCTGATGCGATGATTTTTGCCGGTAATCACCGAGGGAATCGCGCCGTTGAAGAGCCGACCGGCTTGCTCCAACTCACGCCGTGCCTGGCCGGAAATCATGTTGGTCAACTCCCCCACGGCATCCGTCACATCGCTGTTCAGATCGGTCATTTCTTCGCCGAAGAGGTTGGAGACGATTTTAAGGATGCTGCCCTCATCGAAAGTCACTGAAATGGTGCCGTTGGCCTCGCCGGTCATGCCGATAACGCCGGTCACATCCCCACAGGCCACATCGTCCACCTTAAGATAGGGTTTGCCGGCCCGCGATGAAACGGAAGCCATCGTCTTGAGTACATTGAGGGTTGCGTTGATGATCGGGTTGATGAGCGCTGAATCCATTTTCTGTCCTTGAAACCGCCGCCCTTCAGAAAACCTTGCAGGTCCGCAGACCCGATTTCCGTGTTGGGCCGCTTCTCGAAGCCGCTGCGACGCACATAAATTGA includes these proteins:
- a CDS encoding chemotaxis protein CheX — encoded protein: MDSALINPIINATLNVLKTMASVSSRAGKPYLKVDDVACGDVTGVIGMTGEANGTISVTFDEGSILKIVSNLFGEEMTDLNSDVTDAVGELTNMISGQARRELEQAGRLFNGAIPSVITGKNHRISHITRGPIIAIPFQTEAGRFTLEVCLES